Proteins from a genomic interval of Solidesulfovibrio sp.:
- a CDS encoding NYN domain-containing protein translates to MERAIVFLDFANVEIPGNSRGGLDYAHLLQYLGEGRFLVDGYCYLPVDPRRQMERTRTIDSLWEQGWNVRPKIGKIAGDTFKCNVDVEMAIDMLRAVHDIRPDILVLCSGDEDFLPVVKEVRRMGVRVEVASFEDVAAWRLRQQASGFISLDTYYQEWMAERNDQSASDFSQAEASPETDQEAHSTLEARLFPAPVPDGEIPDADRYR, encoded by the coding sequence ATGGAACGCGCTATCGTTTTTCTGGACTTCGCCAACGTCGAAATCCCCGGCAATAGCCGGGGCGGCCTGGATTACGCCCATCTGCTCCAGTACCTTGGCGAAGGCCGCTTCCTCGTGGACGGCTACTGCTACCTGCCGGTCGATCCGCGGCGCCAGATGGAGCGGACGAGGACCATCGACTCGCTCTGGGAGCAAGGCTGGAACGTCCGGCCCAAGATCGGGAAGATCGCCGGGGACACGTTCAAGTGCAACGTCGACGTGGAAATGGCTATCGATATGCTCCGTGCCGTCCACGACATCCGGCCCGACATCCTGGTCCTTTGCTCAGGCGACGAGGACTTCCTGCCCGTGGTCAAGGAGGTGCGCCGCATGGGCGTTCGGGTTGAGGTGGCGTCATTCGAAGACGTGGCTGCCTGGCGGCTCCGGCAGCAGGCCTCGGGCTTCATCAGCCTGGATACATACTACCAGGAATGGATGGCCGAGCGAAACGACCAAAGCGCCTCTGACTTCAGCCAGGCGGAAGCAAGCCCCGAGACGGACCAGGAGGCCCATAGCACCCTTGAAGCAAGGTTGTTCCCTGCTCCGGTCCCCGACGGCGAGATCCCAGACGCCGACCGCTACCGCTGA